The Bombus huntii isolate Logan2020A chromosome 1, iyBomHunt1.1, whole genome shotgun sequence genome contains a region encoding:
- the LOC126866320 gene encoding uncharacterized protein LOC126866320 isoform X1, producing the protein MNCVVEERINSMQNENARVQDTKKEMVKNNGRLKLNNDESKPSIIELFPWILEFKKMCRCIHTEKSMASLTELMQFYVRNVSVSVNECYTRPLRAAKLKDSISETLMLFLYIYRELSEDHDRFSYLNNMSDLLALYIDMELKASRKSRENHDKICARITSCLYVYLEHSMEHLLDTLIKVQLMCCSYHHILDPIITKIIKNIPIHPESSIMYIRYFFIYRLWRKINENVAVKDQITAAAIASLGPLPSTFSSSILEDVLPKVPKSQPNSTKALLQHKFDIKKHCEMFAQYCRKSNGSVYQDGIATLIDSSSRINSKMSEDMVKKDVEYVDNNVNSIISDKNKKNESISLLNTFKTLNLEEQTSFKCLGTFSNNISTEHVNSKTIKSNKNRLRRKCKKSNEIVIIDLTNDIVLEKCIKKRKSRKLPWLEEAKKNIDLKIVKASHKKKRQEHVGLTHPSNTSRNISHRSEDSSQSVCATKSLGEKNESNACRTVVLKNDENKMEIDKELITCTESIRKSIGTEVNTKEVNVKASTMISKTVLTEILPLTKQVSKISNSVVNGNCLSNADISNIQSDEKENDSFNKQTVIKRLTETDVFSEPETREKVESFKKVCDLETECPGVNNTTICTQYNSKDNADSSNRSNVNVINDEVTERVTLSENLELERNNQNVSSDKMLNNTCFSERVCKSDYSNRTVNSEIRYEELITPQNNDRNETISTGRIQKVEASPIKNVLDYEEKQGSSGILVEISTMQKKFESRMESKSSKCVSRAKDKFCTRPELEICSYDEINENIRENKSSIDNIRESIFESYSTDKKDISNTINATCPNENIENNENSCIDTNFKEPVGDKCDNNIGKYVNKEDVPCKSDKVSSEITSKECNNLYKVTEEKNVCTVAKNKYIVQDSELQDNIDGLSLLASVSQHIPHLKPESDVKCDQIKVKDYASLRYACCNQITDDETDTNDSSNTVSLLLENPSAEIINRIVGIYPEDTIDKVELRVEVTSNEAESGNGDSELCKVISHPETSINYDTDALTHNFAPIENNAQTVKENTNVILNGETIVLLQKSPNSNLYIINKAVENSEDHTSDEEINRLKEKNWISPTEDCGQFEAITSLDYASCNLELTSYNKELSYQENKCSVEGIKIEPEDKNFADTKVYSKKAPLSTDMLSVNSQMYQEVNLMSKSMEKRKSKSNLTFRQNIKQEFNISNHIAPNCAIPGFNGIHSHPHEVNAQHPLHISTTHPTTLPPIYGNCAGNGELCVPYHKHCTSVSCSLQINANTSLHSHAKSGSSCGRSHCSCLNCTYDIVAHCRQCIHPATDTHVSCIESSPYFLPTHSSVQSPAVQEHDRAKNEVVIEKLYDDQLLCKIENNLLQNKSLEKLGVQCDSEKGVFKKDAENKLPLKKRLKAHAMAYAGAPIKTEKIDNYPAMPMMSIAALEALDNTRKRSDQIVKSEYELSLAKKQELRGDYHCNSHLIRRNYYKDVQDTESHQNLANENARKIECQFRPTNDQTSNTIYQESCLQRTVKTFAQQEEVNLLDVTSIKRFEIETIEQEGTYKRVKKTQSPLRQTRSSKRNVPKVNYSYTDVDPEWNPSGESKRKRKKTSR; encoded by the exons AAATGTAAGTGTCAGTGTAAATGAATGTTACACAAGGCCTTTAAGAGCAGCAAAATTAAAGGATTCTATTAGTGAGACTTTAATGTTGttcttatatatttatcgtgAACTTTCTGAG GATCATGATAGGTTcagttatttaaataatatgtcCGACTTATTAGCGCTCTATATAGATATGGAATTAAAAGCATCTAGGAAAAGCAGAGAAAATCATGATAAAATTTGTGCAAGGATTACTTCTTGTCTTTATGTTTATCTAG AACATTCCATGGAACATTTATTAGATACTTTAATCAAGGTACAACTAATGTGTTGCAGTTATCATCATATTTTAGATCCAATTATAAC gaaaataataaaaaatattcccaTTCACCCAGAATCTagtattatgtatattcgttacttttttatttatcgtttgtggagaaaaataaatgaaaatgtgGCTGTAAAAGATCAAATAACAGCTGCTGCAATTGCATCTCTGGGGCCATTGCCATCTACATTCTCATCAAGTATATTAGAAGATGTATTGCCAAAAGTGCCAAAGAGTCAACCAAATTCTACAAAAGCTCTATTGCAGcataaatttgatataaaaaaacattgtgaAATGTTTGCACAATATTGCAGAAAAAGCAATGGAAGTGTATACCAGGACGGAATTGCAACTCTCATTGATTCGTCCAGTAGAATTAATTCAAAAATG TCGGAAGATATGGTTAAGAAAGATGTAGAATATGTAGATAATaatgtaaattcaattatatcagataaaaataaaaaaaatgaatctATTTCTTTGCTAAATACTTTTAAAACTTTAAATTTGGAAGAACAAACTAGTTTTAAATGTTTAGGTACtttttcgaataatatttctacgGAGCATGTTAATTCTAAAAcaattaaatcaaataaaaatcgtTTGCGGAGGAAATGTAAAAAGTCCAATGAGATTGTAATTATTGATTTAACTAATGATATAGTGCTCGAGAAAtgtataaagaaaagaaaatctaGAAAACTACCATGGTTAGAAGAAGCAAAAAAGAATATCGATTTAAAGATAGTAAAAGCATCACACAAGAAGAAAAGGCAGGAACATGTTGGGCTTACACATCCATCGAATACCTCACGAAATATTAGTCATCGATCGGAAGATTCCTCTCAATCGGTATGTGCCACGAAAAGTCTCGGTGAAAAAAATGAATCTAATGCATGCCGAACGGTTGTCCttaaaaatgatgaaaataaGATGGAAATCGACAAAGAGTTAATAACTTGTACAGAAAGTATAAGAAAATCGATTGGTACGGAAGTCAATACTAAAGAAGTAAATGTTAAAGCGTCTACAATGATCAGTAAAACAGTTCTAACCGAGATACTCCCGCTAACGAAGCAAGTATCAAAAATTTCAAACAGCGTTGTTAATGGTAATTGTTTAAGTAATGCAGATATTTCGAATATACAGAGCGACGAGAAGGAGAATGATAGTTTTAATAAACAAACTGTGATCAAGCGATTGACAGAAACAGACGTTTTCTCAGAGCCTGAAACACGCGAAAAAGTTGAAAGTTTTAAAAAAGTCTGTGATCTAGAAACAGAATGCCCAGGTGTAAATAATACCACAATTTGTACTCAGTATAATTCCAAAGATAACGCTGATAGTTCTAATCGTTCTAATGTTAATGTAATTAATGACGAGGTAACTGAAAGGGTAACATTGTCGGAAAACTTAGAGCTCGAAAGGAATAATCAAAATGTCTCGAGCGacaaaatgttaaataatacTTGTTTCAGTGAACGTGTTTGTAAATCTGACTACTCTAACAGGACTGTTAATTCCGAAATTAGATACGAGGAATTAATTACGCCGCAAAATAATGATAGAAATGAAACAATCTCTACTGGAAGAATCCAGAAAGTTGAAGCTTCTCctattaaaaatgtattagaTTATGAGGAGAAGCAAGGATCATCAGGTATACTTGTCGAAATTTCGACAATGCAAAAGAAGTTTGAATCGCGAATGGAATCGAAATCATCAAAGTGCGTAAGCAGAGCGAAAGATAAATTCTGCACGCGACCAGAATTAGAAATCTGTAGTTATGATGAAATAAACGAGAATATAAGAGAAAATAAATCAAGCATCGATAACATTAGAGAATCTATTTTCGAATCTTATTCTACggataagaaagatatttctaATACAATTAATGCAACGTGCCcgaatgaaaatattgaaaataatgaaaattcttGTATCGATACAAACTTTAAGGAGCCTGTAGGGGACAAGTGCGATAATAATATTGGCAAATATGTTAATAAGGAAGATGTTCCTTGCAAATCTGACAAAGTGTCATCAGAAATCACGTCGAAGGagtgtaataatttatataaagtaACAGAGGAGAAAAATGTGTGTACCGTTgccaaaaataaatatatcgttcAAGATTCTGAATTACAAGACAATATCGATGGTCTGTCGTTGTTGGCGAGTGTTTCACAGCATATACCACATTTAAAGCCTGAATCCGACGTAAAATGCGAccaaataaaagtaaaagattACGCATCTTTGAGGTATGCTTGTTGCAATCAAATCACTGATGACGAGACTGATACAAATGATTCGTCAAATACCGTTTCCCTATTACTTGAAAATCCATCCGCAGAAATAATCAATAGAATCGTTGGCATTTATCCCGAGGACACCATAGATAAAGTCGAGCTTCGAGTAGAAGTAACATCTAACGAAGCAGAGAGTGGAAACGGTGATAGCGAGTTGTGTAAAGTCATTTCTCATCCGGAAACAAGCATAAATTACGACACGGACGCGCTGACGCATAATTTCGCCCCCATTGAGAATAATGCGCAAACCGTGAAAGAGAATACAAACGTAATACTAAACGGAGAAACCATAGTTTTGCTGCAAAAGTCTCCTAACAGTAATCTGTATATTATAAACAAAGCGGTTGAAAATTCGGAGGATCACACTAGCGACGAGGAAATCAACAggttaaaagagaaaaattggaTATCTCCAACTGAAGATTGTGGACAATTCGAAGCTATAACTTCTCTGGACTATGCATCGTGTAACTTGGAATTAACTTCGTACAACAAGGAATTATCGTATCAAGAGAACAAGTGTTCCGTAGAAGGGATCAAGATTGAACCGGAAGATAAGAATTTTGCAGACACGAAAGTATATTCAAAAAAAGCACCGCTATCGACTGACATGCTTTCTGTCAATTCGCAAATGTATCAGGAGGTAAACTTGATGAGCAAATCGATGGAAAAGCGGAAATCAAAATCGAATCTCACCTTCCGACAAAATATCAAGCAAGAGTTCAATATCTCTAATCACATCGCGCCGAACTGCGCGATCCCGGGATTCAATGGAATTCACTCACATCCACACGAAGTTAATGCTCAACATCCCTTACATATATCTACCACTCATCCAACTACCTTACCACCGATCTATGGAAATTGTGCAGGCAATGGGGAATTATGCGTACCATATCATAAACATTGCACCTCAGTATCGTGTAGTTTGCAAATTAATGCTAACACTTCCCTTCATTCGCACGCGAAATCGGGTAGTTCATGTGGAAGATCGCATTGCTCCTGTTTAAATTGCACCTACGATATCGTCGCGCATTGCAGACAGTGTATACACCCAGCGACGGATACCCACGTGTCTTGTATCGAAAGTAGTCCGTATTTTTTGCCAACGCATTCGTCAGTACAAAGCCCTGCCGTCCAAGAGCATGACAGAGCAAAGAATGAAGTCgttatagaaaaattatacgACGATCAATTATTGTGTAAAATAGAGAACAACCTCTTGCAAAATAAGTCATTGGAAAAACTGGGAGTACAGTGTGACTCAGAAAAAGGAGTGTTTAAAAAAGATGCAGAGAATAAGTTGCCTTTAAAGAAAAGGCTGAAGGCGCATGCTATGGCATATGCGGGCGCACCTATAAAAACTGAAAAAATAGACAATTATCCAGCTATGCCTATGATGTCTATAGCTGCTTTAGAAGCGTTGGACAATACACGGAAGAGGTCTGATCAAATCGTTAAATCAGAATACGAACTGTCTCTTGCGAAAAAGCAGGAACTGCGTGGTGACTATCACTGCAATTCGCATTTgataagaagaaattattaCAAAGATGTACAGGATACCGAATCACATCAGAATCTGGCGAACGAAAATGCAAGAAAGATCGAATGCCAATTTCGACCGACAAATGATCAAACTAGTAATACTATATATCAAGAATCTTGCCTTCAGAGGACAGTTAAAACATTCGCGCAACAGGAAGAGGTGAATCTATTAGACGTGACGTCGATAAAGCGATTTGAGATAGAAACGATAGAGCAAGAAGGAACGTATAAAAGGGTAAAGAAAACACAGTCGCCTCTACGGCAAACAAGAAGCTCAAAAAGAAACGTTcctaaagtaaattattcttacACCGATGTTGATCCAGAGTGGAATCCGTCCGGTGAGTCAAAACGCAAACGTAAAAAGACTAGTCGATGA
- the LOC126866320 gene encoding uncharacterized protein LOC126866320 isoform X3: MVKNNGRLKLNNDESKPSIIELFPWILEFKKMCRCIHTEKSMASLTELMQFYVRNVSVSVNECYTRPLRAAKLKDSISETLMLFLYIYRELSEDHDRFSYLNNMSDLLALYIDMELKASRKSRENHDKICARITSCLYVYLEHSMEHLLDTLIKVQLMCCSYHHILDPIITKIIKNIPIHPESSIMYIRYFFIYRLWRKINENVAVKDQITAAAIASLGPLPSTFSSSILEDVLPKVPKSQPNSTKALLQHKFDIKKHCEMFAQYCRKSNGSVYQDGIATLIDSSSRINSKMSEDMVKKDVEYVDNNVNSIISDKNKKNESISLLNTFKTLNLEEQTSFKCLGTFSNNISTEHVNSKTIKSNKNRLRRKCKKSNEIVIIDLTNDIVLEKCIKKRKSRKLPWLEEAKKNIDLKIVKASHKKKRQEHVGLTHPSNTSRNISHRSEDSSQSVCATKSLGEKNESNACRTVVLKNDENKMEIDKELITCTESIRKSIGTEVNTKEVNVKASTMISKTVLTEILPLTKQVSKISNSVVNGNCLSNADISNIQSDEKENDSFNKQTVIKRLTETDVFSEPETREKVESFKKVCDLETECPGVNNTTICTQYNSKDNADSSNRSNVNVINDEVTERVTLSENLELERNNQNVSSDKMLNNTCFSERVCKSDYSNRTVNSEIRYEELITPQNNDRNETISTGRIQKVEASPIKNVLDYEEKQGSSGILVEISTMQKKFESRMESKSSKCVSRAKDKFCTRPELEICSYDEINENIRENKSSIDNIRESIFESYSTDKKDISNTINATCPNENIENNENSCIDTNFKEPVGDKCDNNIGKYVNKEDVPCKSDKVSSEITSKECNNLYKVTEEKNVCTVAKNKYIVQDSELQDNIDGLSLLASVSQHIPHLKPESDVKCDQIKVKDYASLRYACCNQITDDETDTNDSSNTVSLLLENPSAEIINRIVGIYPEDTIDKVELRVEVTSNEAESGNGDSELCKVISHPETSINYDTDALTHNFAPIENNAQTVKENTNVILNGETIVLLQKSPNSNLYIINKAVENSEDHTSDEEINRLKEKNWISPTEDCGQFEAITSLDYASCNLELTSYNKELSYQENKCSVEGIKIEPEDKNFADTKVYSKKAPLSTDMLSVNSQMYQEVNLMSKSMEKRKSKSNLTFRQNIKQEFNISNHIAPNCAIPGFNGIHSHPHEVNAQHPLHISTTHPTTLPPIYGNCAGNGELCVPYHKHCTSVSCSLQINANTSLHSHAKSGSSCGRSHCSCLNCTYDIVAHCRQCIHPATDTHVSCIESSPYFLPTHSSVQSPAVQEHDRAKNEVVIEKLYDDQLLCKIENNLLQNKSLEKLGVQCDSEKGVFKKDAENKLPLKKRLKAHAMAYAGAPIKTEKIDNYPAMPMMSIAALEALDNTRKRSDQIVKSEYELSLAKKQELRGDYHCNSHLIRRNYYKDVQDTESHQNLANENARKIECQFRPTNDQTSNTIYQESCLQRTVKTFAQQEEVNLLDVTSIKRFEIETIEQEGTYKRVKKTQSPLRQTRSSKRNVPKVNYSYTDVDPEWNPSGESKRKRKKTSR; the protein is encoded by the exons AAATGTAAGTGTCAGTGTAAATGAATGTTACACAAGGCCTTTAAGAGCAGCAAAATTAAAGGATTCTATTAGTGAGACTTTAATGTTGttcttatatatttatcgtgAACTTTCTGAG GATCATGATAGGTTcagttatttaaataatatgtcCGACTTATTAGCGCTCTATATAGATATGGAATTAAAAGCATCTAGGAAAAGCAGAGAAAATCATGATAAAATTTGTGCAAGGATTACTTCTTGTCTTTATGTTTATCTAG AACATTCCATGGAACATTTATTAGATACTTTAATCAAGGTACAACTAATGTGTTGCAGTTATCATCATATTTTAGATCCAATTATAAC gaaaataataaaaaatattcccaTTCACCCAGAATCTagtattatgtatattcgttacttttttatttatcgtttgtggagaaaaataaatgaaaatgtgGCTGTAAAAGATCAAATAACAGCTGCTGCAATTGCATCTCTGGGGCCATTGCCATCTACATTCTCATCAAGTATATTAGAAGATGTATTGCCAAAAGTGCCAAAGAGTCAACCAAATTCTACAAAAGCTCTATTGCAGcataaatttgatataaaaaaacattgtgaAATGTTTGCACAATATTGCAGAAAAAGCAATGGAAGTGTATACCAGGACGGAATTGCAACTCTCATTGATTCGTCCAGTAGAATTAATTCAAAAATG TCGGAAGATATGGTTAAGAAAGATGTAGAATATGTAGATAATaatgtaaattcaattatatcagataaaaataaaaaaaatgaatctATTTCTTTGCTAAATACTTTTAAAACTTTAAATTTGGAAGAACAAACTAGTTTTAAATGTTTAGGTACtttttcgaataatatttctacgGAGCATGTTAATTCTAAAAcaattaaatcaaataaaaatcgtTTGCGGAGGAAATGTAAAAAGTCCAATGAGATTGTAATTATTGATTTAACTAATGATATAGTGCTCGAGAAAtgtataaagaaaagaaaatctaGAAAACTACCATGGTTAGAAGAAGCAAAAAAGAATATCGATTTAAAGATAGTAAAAGCATCACACAAGAAGAAAAGGCAGGAACATGTTGGGCTTACACATCCATCGAATACCTCACGAAATATTAGTCATCGATCGGAAGATTCCTCTCAATCGGTATGTGCCACGAAAAGTCTCGGTGAAAAAAATGAATCTAATGCATGCCGAACGGTTGTCCttaaaaatgatgaaaataaGATGGAAATCGACAAAGAGTTAATAACTTGTACAGAAAGTATAAGAAAATCGATTGGTACGGAAGTCAATACTAAAGAAGTAAATGTTAAAGCGTCTACAATGATCAGTAAAACAGTTCTAACCGAGATACTCCCGCTAACGAAGCAAGTATCAAAAATTTCAAACAGCGTTGTTAATGGTAATTGTTTAAGTAATGCAGATATTTCGAATATACAGAGCGACGAGAAGGAGAATGATAGTTTTAATAAACAAACTGTGATCAAGCGATTGACAGAAACAGACGTTTTCTCAGAGCCTGAAACACGCGAAAAAGTTGAAAGTTTTAAAAAAGTCTGTGATCTAGAAACAGAATGCCCAGGTGTAAATAATACCACAATTTGTACTCAGTATAATTCCAAAGATAACGCTGATAGTTCTAATCGTTCTAATGTTAATGTAATTAATGACGAGGTAACTGAAAGGGTAACATTGTCGGAAAACTTAGAGCTCGAAAGGAATAATCAAAATGTCTCGAGCGacaaaatgttaaataatacTTGTTTCAGTGAACGTGTTTGTAAATCTGACTACTCTAACAGGACTGTTAATTCCGAAATTAGATACGAGGAATTAATTACGCCGCAAAATAATGATAGAAATGAAACAATCTCTACTGGAAGAATCCAGAAAGTTGAAGCTTCTCctattaaaaatgtattagaTTATGAGGAGAAGCAAGGATCATCAGGTATACTTGTCGAAATTTCGACAATGCAAAAGAAGTTTGAATCGCGAATGGAATCGAAATCATCAAAGTGCGTAAGCAGAGCGAAAGATAAATTCTGCACGCGACCAGAATTAGAAATCTGTAGTTATGATGAAATAAACGAGAATATAAGAGAAAATAAATCAAGCATCGATAACATTAGAGAATCTATTTTCGAATCTTATTCTACggataagaaagatatttctaATACAATTAATGCAACGTGCCcgaatgaaaatattgaaaataatgaaaattcttGTATCGATACAAACTTTAAGGAGCCTGTAGGGGACAAGTGCGATAATAATATTGGCAAATATGTTAATAAGGAAGATGTTCCTTGCAAATCTGACAAAGTGTCATCAGAAATCACGTCGAAGGagtgtaataatttatataaagtaACAGAGGAGAAAAATGTGTGTACCGTTgccaaaaataaatatatcgttcAAGATTCTGAATTACAAGACAATATCGATGGTCTGTCGTTGTTGGCGAGTGTTTCACAGCATATACCACATTTAAAGCCTGAATCCGACGTAAAATGCGAccaaataaaagtaaaagattACGCATCTTTGAGGTATGCTTGTTGCAATCAAATCACTGATGACGAGACTGATACAAATGATTCGTCAAATACCGTTTCCCTATTACTTGAAAATCCATCCGCAGAAATAATCAATAGAATCGTTGGCATTTATCCCGAGGACACCATAGATAAAGTCGAGCTTCGAGTAGAAGTAACATCTAACGAAGCAGAGAGTGGAAACGGTGATAGCGAGTTGTGTAAAGTCATTTCTCATCCGGAAACAAGCATAAATTACGACACGGACGCGCTGACGCATAATTTCGCCCCCATTGAGAATAATGCGCAAACCGTGAAAGAGAATACAAACGTAATACTAAACGGAGAAACCATAGTTTTGCTGCAAAAGTCTCCTAACAGTAATCTGTATATTATAAACAAAGCGGTTGAAAATTCGGAGGATCACACTAGCGACGAGGAAATCAACAggttaaaagagaaaaattggaTATCTCCAACTGAAGATTGTGGACAATTCGAAGCTATAACTTCTCTGGACTATGCATCGTGTAACTTGGAATTAACTTCGTACAACAAGGAATTATCGTATCAAGAGAACAAGTGTTCCGTAGAAGGGATCAAGATTGAACCGGAAGATAAGAATTTTGCAGACACGAAAGTATATTCAAAAAAAGCACCGCTATCGACTGACATGCTTTCTGTCAATTCGCAAATGTATCAGGAGGTAAACTTGATGAGCAAATCGATGGAAAAGCGGAAATCAAAATCGAATCTCACCTTCCGACAAAATATCAAGCAAGAGTTCAATATCTCTAATCACATCGCGCCGAACTGCGCGATCCCGGGATTCAATGGAATTCACTCACATCCACACGAAGTTAATGCTCAACATCCCTTACATATATCTACCACTCATCCAACTACCTTACCACCGATCTATGGAAATTGTGCAGGCAATGGGGAATTATGCGTACCATATCATAAACATTGCACCTCAGTATCGTGTAGTTTGCAAATTAATGCTAACACTTCCCTTCATTCGCACGCGAAATCGGGTAGTTCATGTGGAAGATCGCATTGCTCCTGTTTAAATTGCACCTACGATATCGTCGCGCATTGCAGACAGTGTATACACCCAGCGACGGATACCCACGTGTCTTGTATCGAAAGTAGTCCGTATTTTTTGCCAACGCATTCGTCAGTACAAAGCCCTGCCGTCCAAGAGCATGACAGAGCAAAGAATGAAGTCgttatagaaaaattatacgACGATCAATTATTGTGTAAAATAGAGAACAACCTCTTGCAAAATAAGTCATTGGAAAAACTGGGAGTACAGTGTGACTCAGAAAAAGGAGTGTTTAAAAAAGATGCAGAGAATAAGTTGCCTTTAAAGAAAAGGCTGAAGGCGCATGCTATGGCATATGCGGGCGCACCTATAAAAACTGAAAAAATAGACAATTATCCAGCTATGCCTATGATGTCTATAGCTGCTTTAGAAGCGTTGGACAATACACGGAAGAGGTCTGATCAAATCGTTAAATCAGAATACGAACTGTCTCTTGCGAAAAAGCAGGAACTGCGTGGTGACTATCACTGCAATTCGCATTTgataagaagaaattattaCAAAGATGTACAGGATACCGAATCACATCAGAATCTGGCGAACGAAAATGCAAGAAAGATCGAATGCCAATTTCGACCGACAAATGATCAAACTAGTAATACTATATATCAAGAATCTTGCCTTCAGAGGACAGTTAAAACATTCGCGCAACAGGAAGAGGTGAATCTATTAGACGTGACGTCGATAAAGCGATTTGAGATAGAAACGATAGAGCAAGAAGGAACGTATAAAAGGGTAAAGAAAACACAGTCGCCTCTACGGCAAACAAGAAGCTCAAAAAGAAACGTTcctaaagtaaattattcttacACCGATGTTGATCCAGAGTGGAATCCGTCCGGTGAGTCAAAACGCAAACGTAAAAAGACTAGTCGATGA